The following proteins are co-located in the Nomia melanderi isolate GNS246 chromosome 1, iyNomMela1, whole genome shotgun sequence genome:
- the LOC116433275 gene encoding vitellogenin-6 isoform X2: MRFTDINYTLKVLVHKLGIAAFVLFVLFNNNVAYTLFQSGREYTYSYKALSSSGVLLPSHASSSWGFHGKLVIQAEKNVATMQLESLKVSIWNGNTQKKGNDQDITDDVGELLKPFQITYGNGLIENFSTEAASPWSVNIKRSIAGIFQLDLFNLENEVAFHSIERNHYGQCNIEYVANPQEQNEWLIRKFVDPRTCIGHSHYTWSNVPKMMCPNGDQNPILKSSERLYKVKMNGTLNEVLFVNASGGIYVQPFQSFGEAQFHFTRQIFKLISVKNIANKIPVQNLHSKALQHELPEFDLTQGRGTPDKLSIFKSIGTLLDKLSQKLENPGLDTETDNLHNTTISVLLYYLGMLDVTDLRTAYAKISGTSYKEETIRNMFLEALPQVGTKEAALFVLELIQDTKVSEMSAIQLLTQLPFHIRKPDVHLLISLQVFLNLPGKISTEVQNTAILTYGTLIYKTCLLYCPYEMLDDYVRLYLDKFTETKEYKRKMIWLEGLANIQLGRVVEFLEPIASGNNAESRHFRVLAAWASLPTAPLRPDVIYPVYWPILINKTEHLEMRIAALTLLIVSSPTPSRLISLYWYMQSERNPHLYNYFYTTLKSMERTTYPCYIHIGIIAAQFTRVLNRSPKDQYLITGNYLFDYQDTYRKFGAMIDGIVIANPATNIPEVLYVTFNTYGSGININHLSLYIKGEGLLHSLSTYLDGPSQVKDILKQFKIDQKESGPVHLEVIARIQEKTVLCLHLNETNIVSGFKYLSSLPNKLYHIYQNVEFHVNQQRINVPVTLESVQVTDLGANARLAVTTTSLFSMRGNFTHVATGRNNHVILRTSIHRTEMIENYNPLIDIWHSAERAHSIHVYVPVNITLGIEDRPFISYNTPEEHLKMGLTVHVRTTTNLRGANVKSKLLKVCPDCAQLYTVKKSPTYKPKDVALYEIQLEELGGLVCVKLFDCETTISREKLIHDVFSSHQANYPIWPFLQFAFTALNFLDYYTYIPPKGSFGLAVYISTIDTKQTQVRFEYIKGPNHHILSLTRRSAESSQILQQWNLAALYEITSWVSDMIKLKATKIVPGQQVFKFCLEAEKEIPWEWNFVSTKPSEPAKIVLNAVWGLADTAKGKCFGSSVTLNLLGEVSNDQLQEANEDKWPYRECREESKGKQFTPFSDACYEVSKELSTLRKYQIIAKHENVPKNLMKLAWKFRAFYDLIGGNSSSDSMSKEFIVTAKFPKESDFGELSLNNDKVVIEYNYNFIDTFLTRTRIHKYMDWSFVKAFFVHYLT; this comes from the exons ATGAGGTTTACAG ATATCAATTACACGTTAAAAGTGCTAGTACATAAATTGGGGATAGCTGCGTTTGTcctttttgtattgtttaataaCAATGTTGCATACACCTTATTTCAATCAGGAAGAGAGTATACGTATTCTTACAAGGCTCTTTCGAGTTCCGGTGTTTTATTACCATCTCATGCGTCATCTTCTTGGGGATTTCATGGGAAACTTGTGATTCAAGCAGAAAAAAATGTAGCCACCATGCAG TTGGAATCATTGAAAGTGTCTATATGGAATGGTAACAcgcaaaaaaaaggaaacgatcaAGATATTACTGACGACGTAGGTGAACTTTTGAAGCCGTTCCAGATTACGTATGGAAATggtttgattgaaaattttagCACAGAAGCTGCTTCTCCTTGGTCCGTGAACATAAAAAGGAGTATAGCAGGAATTTTTCAATTGGAcctttttaatttagaaaacgAAGTAGCTTTCCATTCCATCGAA AGAAACCATTATGGTCAATGTAACATTGAATACGTTGCTAATCCTCAAGAACAGAACGAATGGTTGATAAGAAAATTTGTAGATCCTCGAACGTGCATTGGTCATTCTCATTACACGTGGTCCAATGTCCCTAAAATGATGTGTCCAAACGGTGATCAA AATCCAATATTAAAATCCAGCGAAAGGTTGTACAAAGTTAAAATGAACGGAACCTTGAATGAAGTTTTATTCGTTAATGCTTCCGGAGGCATATATGTTCAACCATTTCAAAGTTTTGGCGAAGCTCAGTTTCATTTCACAag ACAAATCTTCAAGTTAATTTCAGTGAagaatattgcaaataaaatacCCGTTCAAAATTTACATTCTAAAGCCTTACAACATGAACTTCCAGAATTTGATCTCACTCAAGGCAGAGGTACTCCTGATAAACTTTCTATTTTCAAATCG ATAGGAACTCTATTAGACAAATTGAGTCAAAAACTTGAAAACCCTGGTTTGGATACAGAGACTGATAATTTACATAACACTACAATTTCtgttttactttattatctTGGGATGTTGGATGTCACTGATCTACGTACAGCGTACGCCAAAATCTCAGGAACAAGTTACAAAGAAGAAACAATCCG AAACATGTTCCTCGAAGCTCTTCCACAAGTTGGAACGAAAGAAGCTGCACTGTTCGTACTAGAATTAATCCAAGATACAAAAGTATCGGAGATGTCTGCGATTCAACTTCTCACTCAGTTACCATTTCACATACGAAAACCTGATGTTCACTTACTAATAAGTCTTCAAGTGTTTCTAAATTTACCAGGAAAAATTTCTACCGAGGTTCAAAATACTGCAATCCTCACGTATGGGACACTGATCTACAAAACATGCTTATTGTATTGTCCGTATGAAATGTTGGATGATTATGTGCGTCTATATCTGGATAAGTTTACAG aGACAAAAGAATATAAGAGGAAAATGATTTGGTTAGAGGGGCTGGCTAACATACAATTGGGGAGAGTAGTTGAATTCTTAGAGCCTATTGCGAGTGGTAATAATGCAGAGTCACGTCACTTTCGAGTTCTTGCTGCCTGGGCATCCCTTCCAACTGCACCGCTTAGACCTGATGTT ATTTATCCAGTCTATTGgccaattttaataaataaaactgaacatTTAGAAATGAGAATTGCTGCGTTAACATTACTGATTGTCTCTAGTCCTACACCAAGCAGATTGATATCATTATATTGGTATATGCAAAGCGAACGCAATCCACAtctgtacaattatttttatactaccCTAAAGTCTATGGAGCGAACAACGTATCCTTGTTACATTCACAT AGGCATTATAGCTGCACAATTTACAAGAGTCCTTAATCGATCACCGAaagatcaatatttaattactggTAACTATTTATTTGACTACCAAGATACATACAGAAAATTTGGAGCAATGATAGATGGTATTGTTATTGCTAACCCTGCGACAAACATACCTGAAGTGTTGTATGTGACTTTTAATACCTATGGAAGTGGAATTAACATAAACCATTTGTCT TTGTATATAAAAGGTGAAGGTCTTTTGCATTCCTTGTCAACGTATCTTGATGGTCCGTCACAAGTGAAGGATATATTGAAGCAATTTAAAATAGATCAGAAAGAAAGTGGTCCTGTTCATTTAGAAGTAATTGCTCGTATTCAAGAGAAAACCGTTCTGTGCcttcatttaaatgaaactaacaTCGTATCAGGATTTAAAT ATCTCTCATCGTTGCCTAATAAACTGTACCACATATACCAAAACGTAGAATTTCATGTTAATCAGCAACGTATTAACGTACCTGTGACATTAGAATCAGTGCAGGTCACAGATTTAGGAGCAAACGCTAGACTCGCAGTGACCACTACATCATTGTTCTCAATGAGAGGAAACTTTACACATGTTGCAACTGGCCGTAACAATCATGTTATACTACG TACATCCATTCATAGAACAGAAATGATTGAAAACTATAATCCTTTAATTGATATATGGCATAGCGCAGAAAGGGCACATTCTATTCATGTGTACGTTCCAGTCAACATTACGCTTGGCATTGAGGATCGtccttttatttcatataatactcCGGAAG AGCATCTTAAAATGGGCCTTACGGTTCATGTCAGAACGACTACTAACCTAAGAGGTGCAaatgttaaatcaaaattattgaaagtcTGTCCTGATTGCGCTCAATTATATACAGTGAAAAAATCACCCACCTATAAACCAAAA GATGTAGCTTTGTATGAAATTCAATTAGAAGAATTGGGAGGTCTGGTGTGTGTAAAACTCTTTGACTGCGAAACCACAATATCACGAGAGAAATTAATTCATGATGTGTTCTCTTCTCATCAAGCTAATTATCC TATTTGGCCATTTCTGCAGTTTGCTTTCACAGCACTTAATTTCCTAGATTACTACACATACATACCACCCAAAGGTAGTTTTGGTTTAGCCGTTTATATTAGCACAATTGATACGAAGCAAACTCAA GTAAGATTTGAATATATCAAAGGTCCGAACCATCATATATTATCCTTAACACGTCGTAGTGCTGAATCGTCACAAATTCTTCAACAATGGAACTTAGCTGCTCTTTACGAGATCACAAGTTGGGTCTCCGATATGATAAAACTGAAAGCAACCAAAATTGTACCGGGCCAACAAGTTTTCAAG TTTTGCTTAGAAGCAGAGAAAGAAATACCTTGGGAATGGAACTTTGTTAGTACTAAACCAAGTGAACCTGCTAAAATAGTACTAAATGCTGTTTGGGGACTTGCCGATACAGCGAAAGGTAAATGTTTTGGGTCCTCTGTAACGTTGAATTTGCTTGGCGAAGTCAGTAATGATCAGCTGCAAGAAGCGAACGAAGACAAATGGCCATATAGAGAATGTCGTGAAGAATCGAAGGGAAAACAATTCACACCGTTCTCTGACGCATGTTATGAAGTGTCAAAAGAGTTATCAACTTTGAGGAAATATCAAATCATAGCAAAACACGagaat GTACCgaaaaatctaatgaaactGGCCTGGAAGTTTCGAGCGTTTTATGATTTGATTGGTGGAAACAGTAGCTCAGATTCCATGTCCAAGGAATTTATTGTCACCGCAAAGTTCCCCAAGGAGTCAGATTTTGGTGAATTATCTCTGAACAACGATAAAGTGGTCATcgaatacaattacaatttcatcGACACCTTCTTAACAAGAACTAGAATTCACAAATACATGGACTGGTCGTTCGTGAAAGCATTTTTTG TACATTACCTGACTTAA
- the LOC116433275 gene encoding uncharacterized protein LOC116433275 isoform X1, with protein MRFTDINYTLKVLVHKLGIAAFVLFVLFNNNVAYTLFQSGREYTYSYKALSSSGVLLPSHASSSWGFHGKLVIQAEKNVATMQLESLKVSIWNGNTQKKGNDQDITDDVGELLKPFQITYGNGLIENFSTEAASPWSVNIKRSIAGIFQLDLFNLENEVAFHSIERNHYGQCNIEYVANPQEQNEWLIRKFVDPRTCIGHSHYTWSNVPKMMCPNGDQNPILKSSERLYKVKMNGTLNEVLFVNASGGIYVQPFQSFGEAQFHFTRQIFKLISVKNIANKIPVQNLHSKALQHELPEFDLTQGRGTPDKLSIFKSIGTLLDKLSQKLENPGLDTETDNLHNTTISVLLYYLGMLDVTDLRTAYAKISGTSYKEETIRNMFLEALPQVGTKEAALFVLELIQDTKVSEMSAIQLLTQLPFHIRKPDVHLLISLQVFLNLPGKISTEVQNTAILTYGTLIYKTCLLYCPYEMLDDYVRLYLDKFTETKEYKRKMIWLEGLANIQLGRVVEFLEPIASGNNAESRHFRVLAAWASLPTAPLRPDVIYPVYWPILINKTEHLEMRIAALTLLIVSSPTPSRLISLYWYMQSERNPHLYNYFYTTLKSMERTTYPCYIHIGIIAAQFTRVLNRSPKDQYLITGNYLFDYQDTYRKFGAMIDGIVIANPATNIPEVLYVTFNTYGSGININHLSLYIKGEGLLHSLSTYLDGPSQVKDILKQFKIDQKESGPVHLEVIARIQEKTVLCLHLNETNIVSGFKYLSSLPNKLYHIYQNVEFHVNQQRINVPVTLESVQVTDLGANARLAVTTTSLFSMRGNFTHVATGRNNHVILRTSIHRTEMIENYNPLIDIWHSAERAHSIHVYVPVNITLGIEDRPFISYNTPEEHLKMGLTVHVRTTTNLRGANVKSKLLKVCPDCAQLYTVKKSPTYKPKDVALYEIQLEELGGLVCVKLFDCETTISREKLIHDVFSSHQANYPIWPFLQFAFTALNFLDYYTYIPPKGSFGLAVYISTIDTKQTQVRFEYIKGPNHHILSLTRRSAESSQILQQWNLAALYEITSWVSDMIKLKATKIVPGQQVFKFCLEAEKEIPWEWNFVSTKPSEPAKIVLNAVWGLADTAKGKCFGSSVTLNLLGEVSNDQLQEANEDKWPYRECREESKGKQFTPFSDACYEVSKELSTLRKYQIIAKHENVPKNLMKLAWKFRAFYDLIGGNSSSDSMSKEFIVTAKFPKESDFGELSLNNDKVVIEYNYNFIDTFLTRTRIHKYMDWSFVKAFFGTCIVTSETVKSIYNVSYSFRNKREVLLLSQCYNENPKYAITARNDLYGVNINVYDEIDTVRIIPNEVGGTLYNNTNYIPLQQSYMFHTLGSKKVRLDNSTIDIIVPNLYLYMHWTQEQVLLFFPTYLLEFSCGICTLQVPDNNNSYDKL; from the exons ATGAGGTTTACAG ATATCAATTACACGTTAAAAGTGCTAGTACATAAATTGGGGATAGCTGCGTTTGTcctttttgtattgtttaataaCAATGTTGCATACACCTTATTTCAATCAGGAAGAGAGTATACGTATTCTTACAAGGCTCTTTCGAGTTCCGGTGTTTTATTACCATCTCATGCGTCATCTTCTTGGGGATTTCATGGGAAACTTGTGATTCAAGCAGAAAAAAATGTAGCCACCATGCAG TTGGAATCATTGAAAGTGTCTATATGGAATGGTAACAcgcaaaaaaaaggaaacgatcaAGATATTACTGACGACGTAGGTGAACTTTTGAAGCCGTTCCAGATTACGTATGGAAATggtttgattgaaaattttagCACAGAAGCTGCTTCTCCTTGGTCCGTGAACATAAAAAGGAGTATAGCAGGAATTTTTCAATTGGAcctttttaatttagaaaacgAAGTAGCTTTCCATTCCATCGAA AGAAACCATTATGGTCAATGTAACATTGAATACGTTGCTAATCCTCAAGAACAGAACGAATGGTTGATAAGAAAATTTGTAGATCCTCGAACGTGCATTGGTCATTCTCATTACACGTGGTCCAATGTCCCTAAAATGATGTGTCCAAACGGTGATCAA AATCCAATATTAAAATCCAGCGAAAGGTTGTACAAAGTTAAAATGAACGGAACCTTGAATGAAGTTTTATTCGTTAATGCTTCCGGAGGCATATATGTTCAACCATTTCAAAGTTTTGGCGAAGCTCAGTTTCATTTCACAag ACAAATCTTCAAGTTAATTTCAGTGAagaatattgcaaataaaatacCCGTTCAAAATTTACATTCTAAAGCCTTACAACATGAACTTCCAGAATTTGATCTCACTCAAGGCAGAGGTACTCCTGATAAACTTTCTATTTTCAAATCG ATAGGAACTCTATTAGACAAATTGAGTCAAAAACTTGAAAACCCTGGTTTGGATACAGAGACTGATAATTTACATAACACTACAATTTCtgttttactttattatctTGGGATGTTGGATGTCACTGATCTACGTACAGCGTACGCCAAAATCTCAGGAACAAGTTACAAAGAAGAAACAATCCG AAACATGTTCCTCGAAGCTCTTCCACAAGTTGGAACGAAAGAAGCTGCACTGTTCGTACTAGAATTAATCCAAGATACAAAAGTATCGGAGATGTCTGCGATTCAACTTCTCACTCAGTTACCATTTCACATACGAAAACCTGATGTTCACTTACTAATAAGTCTTCAAGTGTTTCTAAATTTACCAGGAAAAATTTCTACCGAGGTTCAAAATACTGCAATCCTCACGTATGGGACACTGATCTACAAAACATGCTTATTGTATTGTCCGTATGAAATGTTGGATGATTATGTGCGTCTATATCTGGATAAGTTTACAG aGACAAAAGAATATAAGAGGAAAATGATTTGGTTAGAGGGGCTGGCTAACATACAATTGGGGAGAGTAGTTGAATTCTTAGAGCCTATTGCGAGTGGTAATAATGCAGAGTCACGTCACTTTCGAGTTCTTGCTGCCTGGGCATCCCTTCCAACTGCACCGCTTAGACCTGATGTT ATTTATCCAGTCTATTGgccaattttaataaataaaactgaacatTTAGAAATGAGAATTGCTGCGTTAACATTACTGATTGTCTCTAGTCCTACACCAAGCAGATTGATATCATTATATTGGTATATGCAAAGCGAACGCAATCCACAtctgtacaattatttttatactaccCTAAAGTCTATGGAGCGAACAACGTATCCTTGTTACATTCACAT AGGCATTATAGCTGCACAATTTACAAGAGTCCTTAATCGATCACCGAaagatcaatatttaattactggTAACTATTTATTTGACTACCAAGATACATACAGAAAATTTGGAGCAATGATAGATGGTATTGTTATTGCTAACCCTGCGACAAACATACCTGAAGTGTTGTATGTGACTTTTAATACCTATGGAAGTGGAATTAACATAAACCATTTGTCT TTGTATATAAAAGGTGAAGGTCTTTTGCATTCCTTGTCAACGTATCTTGATGGTCCGTCACAAGTGAAGGATATATTGAAGCAATTTAAAATAGATCAGAAAGAAAGTGGTCCTGTTCATTTAGAAGTAATTGCTCGTATTCAAGAGAAAACCGTTCTGTGCcttcatttaaatgaaactaacaTCGTATCAGGATTTAAAT ATCTCTCATCGTTGCCTAATAAACTGTACCACATATACCAAAACGTAGAATTTCATGTTAATCAGCAACGTATTAACGTACCTGTGACATTAGAATCAGTGCAGGTCACAGATTTAGGAGCAAACGCTAGACTCGCAGTGACCACTACATCATTGTTCTCAATGAGAGGAAACTTTACACATGTTGCAACTGGCCGTAACAATCATGTTATACTACG TACATCCATTCATAGAACAGAAATGATTGAAAACTATAATCCTTTAATTGATATATGGCATAGCGCAGAAAGGGCACATTCTATTCATGTGTACGTTCCAGTCAACATTACGCTTGGCATTGAGGATCGtccttttatttcatataatactcCGGAAG AGCATCTTAAAATGGGCCTTACGGTTCATGTCAGAACGACTACTAACCTAAGAGGTGCAaatgttaaatcaaaattattgaaagtcTGTCCTGATTGCGCTCAATTATATACAGTGAAAAAATCACCCACCTATAAACCAAAA GATGTAGCTTTGTATGAAATTCAATTAGAAGAATTGGGAGGTCTGGTGTGTGTAAAACTCTTTGACTGCGAAACCACAATATCACGAGAGAAATTAATTCATGATGTGTTCTCTTCTCATCAAGCTAATTATCC TATTTGGCCATTTCTGCAGTTTGCTTTCACAGCACTTAATTTCCTAGATTACTACACATACATACCACCCAAAGGTAGTTTTGGTTTAGCCGTTTATATTAGCACAATTGATACGAAGCAAACTCAA GTAAGATTTGAATATATCAAAGGTCCGAACCATCATATATTATCCTTAACACGTCGTAGTGCTGAATCGTCACAAATTCTTCAACAATGGAACTTAGCTGCTCTTTACGAGATCACAAGTTGGGTCTCCGATATGATAAAACTGAAAGCAACCAAAATTGTACCGGGCCAACAAGTTTTCAAG TTTTGCTTAGAAGCAGAGAAAGAAATACCTTGGGAATGGAACTTTGTTAGTACTAAACCAAGTGAACCTGCTAAAATAGTACTAAATGCTGTTTGGGGACTTGCCGATACAGCGAAAGGTAAATGTTTTGGGTCCTCTGTAACGTTGAATTTGCTTGGCGAAGTCAGTAATGATCAGCTGCAAGAAGCGAACGAAGACAAATGGCCATATAGAGAATGTCGTGAAGAATCGAAGGGAAAACAATTCACACCGTTCTCTGACGCATGTTATGAAGTGTCAAAAGAGTTATCAACTTTGAGGAAATATCAAATCATAGCAAAACACGagaat GTACCgaaaaatctaatgaaactGGCCTGGAAGTTTCGAGCGTTTTATGATTTGATTGGTGGAAACAGTAGCTCAGATTCCATGTCCAAGGAATTTATTGTCACCGCAAAGTTCCCCAAGGAGTCAGATTTTGGTGAATTATCTCTGAACAACGATAAAGTGGTCATcgaatacaattacaatttcatcGACACCTTCTTAACAAGAACTAGAATTCACAAATACATGGACTGGTCGTTCGTGAAAGCATTTTTTG GCACATGTATTGTAACATCAGAGACTGTAAAGTCAATTTATAACGTGAGCTATTCGTTCCGGAACAAGCGTGAAGTTCTGTTACTTAGTCAATGTTATAATGAGAATCCAAAGTACGCAATAACAGCACGGAATGATTTATACGGTGTCAATATCAATGTCTACGATGAAATAGACACTGTACGAATAATACCTAACGAAGTTGGAGGAACTTTGTACAATAACACAAACTACATTCCGTTGCAACAAAGCTACATGTTTCACACGTTGGGTTCCAAGaa agtAAGATTGGATAATAGTACTATTGACATAATAGTTCCtaatctatatttatacatGCATTGGACTCAAGAACAGGTTCTCTTATTCTTCCCAAcgtatttattagaatttagcTGTGGCATATGCACATTACAGGTTCCtgacaataataattcatacgACAAATTATAG
- the mh gene encoding DNA-dependent metalloprotease SPRTN — translation MIKSQESRDLDLARKLYQQENCFGLTENAIIPKNKDKENYKPRTLIDQTLELIDPTPNIYTLFMQFNERFFWNVLLPVEVKWSSRMTSCAGVCSFHPRNRQCVISLSAPLLKLRPRKDLVETLLHEMIHGYLFLTNNNRDRDGHGPEFCKHMDRINKTAGTKITIYHSFHDEVKLYQQHWWRCDGPCQKRAPYFGTVRRAMNRAPGPTDFWWKEHQRTCGGQFIKIKEPENFKVRGPRNKDKANPTLKSNGSANSMANWLTKSTFNTVKSVTMSTAKNIKPSSNAQNSQNGLKKLGNSTNNVHGWGVGSPSSSNNLPKPVQSSKSPYIPKTKPPSNIQSPLNGLKKLGNGTNNVHGWGVRGPSSSNNLPKPVQSSKSPYIPKTIKPHSNIQSPSNGLKKLGNNTNNVYGWGTSGPNGSSSSNNSLKTTSVSTMPKLFCSGSLGGSNTGKSNLLDKFGNGNKQCNSNMTAKVPRKSVNKPVNNKIETSTGNDSSEKIKLIECPVCSNFISNSEINKHVNSCLMTTDKQSIDEANFTKIPVKEQNLSSSQKRKIDTDMSSNKQPKLDNSKIANCPVCNKSFSLDDINEHLDECLSESTVKDKTKNDSIISVSSESSDDLSSSIEESKVTDPVSKSQTNKIVETGSFKCLVCNVFIPPGTCLNDHLEDCIGSLFNDDSIDLTVCDNDKMSETISETSFDESDKYPCPVCMELISESLMNQHLDTCLKT, via the exons aaagatAAGGAGAACTATAAACCGAGGACATTGATTGATCAAACGTTGGAACTAATCGATCCGACGCCTAATATTTATACGTTATTCATGCAATTCAATGAACGTTTCTTCTGGAATGTCTTACTGCCTGTAGAAGTTAAATGGAGTAGTAGAATGACGAG ttGCGCCGGAGTATGTTCTTTTCATCCAAGAAATAGACAATGTGTAATCTCACTTAGCGCGCCGTTGTTAAAATTACGACCAAGAAAAGATCTTGTAGAGACTCTGTTG CACGAAATGATTCATGGATATTTGTTTCTTACAAATAATAATCGCGATAGAGATGGACACGGGCCAGAGTTCTGTAAGCACATGGATAGAATAAACAAAACAGCTGGAACAAAAATAACG ataTATCATAGTTTCCACGATGAAGTTAAACTCTATCAGCAACATTGGTGGAGATGCGATGGCCCTTGTCAGAAAAGGGCTCCATATTTCGGAACAGTCCGTAGAGCCATGAATCGTGCACCAGGTCCAACTGACTTTTGGTGGAAGGAACATCAGCGAACTTGTGGCGGTcagttcattaaaattaaagagCCAGAAAACTTTAAAGTGAGGGGACCCAGAAACAAAGACAAAGCGAACCCTACTCTGAAAAGTAATGGTTCTGCGAACAGTATGGCTAATTGGCTCACAAAATCTACTTTCAATACTGTCAAATCGGTGACCATGTCTACTGCTAAGAATATTAAACCAAGTTCGAACGCTCAGAATTCTCAGAACGGATTGAAAAAACTTGGGAATAGTACAAATAACGTTCATGGATGGGGTGTAGGAAGTCCAAGTAGttcaaataatttaccaaaGCCTGTTCAGTCGTCGAAATCACCATATATTCCAAAAACAAAACCACCTTCAAATATTCAGAGTCCATTGAACGGATTAAAGAAACTTGGAAATGGTACAAATAACGTTCATGGATGGGGTGTAAGAGGTCCAAGTAGttcaaataatttaccaaaGCCTGTTCAGTCGTCAAAATCACCATATATTCCAAAAACAATTAAACCGcattcgaatattcaaagtccATCAAATGGATTAAAGAAACTTGGAAATAATACAAACAATGTTTATGGCTGGGGTACGAGTGGTCCAAATGGTTCAAGCAGTTCAAATAATTCACTGAAGACAACCTCAGTTTCTACTATGCCTAAATTGTTCTGTTCTGGCTCTCTCGGTGGTTCTAATACAGGAAAAAGTAACTTGCTGGATAAGTTTGGTAACGGTAACAAACAGTGTAACTCAAATATGACTGCTAAGGTACCGAGAAAATCAGTAAACAAGCCTGTTAATAACAAGATAGAAACGTCAACTGGTAACGACTCGTCTgagaaaataaaacttataGAGTGTCCAGTGTgtagtaattttatatcaaatagtgaaataaataagcATGTAAATTCATGTTTAATGACGACAGATAAACAGTCAATCGATGAAGCTAATTTTACTAAAATACCAGTGAAAGAACAGAATTTATCATCTtcgcagaaaagaaaaattgacacGGACATGTCTTCGAATAAGCAACCTAAGTTAGATAATTCAAAAATAGCAAATTGTCCTGTGTGCAATAAAAGTTTCAGCCTTGACGACATAAATGAACATCTGGATGAATGTCTTTCAGAAAGTACTGTGAAAGATAAGACTAAAAATGATAGCATAATTTCTGTAAGTAGCGAATCAAGCGATGATCTATCATCCTCAATTGAGGAGTCGAAAGTCACCGATCCTGTTTCAAAATctcaaacaaataaaatagtagAAACAGGTTCCTTTAAGTGTCTGGTGTGTAATGTGTTCATTCCTCCTGGGACATGTTTAAACGATCATCTGGAGGATTGCATTGGAAGCTTATTTAATGACGACTCAATAGATTTAACAGTTTGTGATAATGACAAAATGTCAGAAACAATTTCAGAAACATCATTTGATGAGAGTGATAAATATCCTTGTCCTGTTTGTATGGAATTGATATCGGAATCCTTGATGAATCAACACTTGGATACATGCCTTAAAACGTGA